From the genome of Adhaeribacter pallidiroseus:
GCCGGTCTAACTCACTTGTGGAGGAGGTTAAGATATAAACCTTATAATTCATATTCTTTGCAACCATGCATTCCAGAAACTGCCATCCATCCAGCACCGGCATGTTTAAATCCAGAAAGATAACTGTTGGATTAACTTCCTCGAGGGTAAGTAAGGCTTGATGGGCATCTGTATAATCCAAAACGGGCAGATGCTCATCTACATTGCTGATTACCTTCTTCATAACAAAGTTGTTAATCAGATTATCATCTACCAACATCACTTTTTTCATATGGTTCTTATGCTTTTAGGTTAATTAAATCTTCG
Proteins encoded in this window:
- a CDS encoding response regulator: MKKVMLVDDNLINNFVMKKVISNVDEHLPVLDYTDAHQALLTLEEVNPTVIFLDLNMPVLDGWQFLECMVAKNMNYKVYILTSSTSELDRQRSANYPNVVRFLNKPLAEAEVAAILHVA